In the Vanacampus margaritifer isolate UIUO_Vmar chromosome 9, RoL_Vmar_1.0, whole genome shotgun sequence genome, GATGCTAACAAACGCTAATGTCTTAGTTCACTCggtttttaacacatttttagcAACAGTTGCTTTCTTCAAAACATGTGAATTTACTTGTTAAAACTTTATAGCTTGCATAAAATATGTAATTGACCACAAATAGTCCAACTGAAAGTCACCTTCAGCTTTACGGGAGCCAAAACTCCACCCGGTACGTACTGTTGTTCTTTGGGCATATTACGTAGCTACTAGCTAACAAATGTTAATGCCAGAATTTTCACTAATTTCAACACTGGAGGGTGCAAAAGGTCAACATAATTCAGTGTAAATACAACATTGGTACAATTACCACTACAGCCCCCTAATTTGAGTGTAGTGAAGCTCTTTATCCACTAATCCAGTCAGAATTTCCCTAAACAGCAATATATGTCATCTAATGTGGGTCATAAGAGTTAAATAAATAGGTCTATTTTAGTGTGTACTACTACAACATGTTTAATTTGGATTAGAgtacataaaaatgaaatgaggccttatatttttaatgctgtttaaaaaaataaaataaaattatcatcAGACGTTAGATTTTGCACGTCAACATTTACCCTTACCCGTTCAGTACATTTTTactaaatgttttaatcagaGATGCAAGTACACTAGACCCCCACCCCACGGTCGTAGATATAAATTACAATACTCGGTAAGATCCATATTGCGCATTTTATTGCCATTGAAATAAAACGCGGATGTggtagaaataaaaatgtagaaattttCTTAATCAGtgtcaaaaacaaatttatGGACACATAAAGCCATAAGATTATAATATACTCAATGGCCACGGCAAAGCGAAATTAAACAGTCTAGCAGTGCTCTCTTCTGTGTGCCACAGGAATTACAAGACATTGTAAAATACAGTGCTCATATTTGGGGATGTATACAGTAGACagtattttcaatttcaattatgaTACATTTTGACTGTGGGTTAATCTATCAAAATGTAACCGCCGGgattatttttgaaatgccatttttgaaaaaaagtttggcaacaACTTTCATTACATTAAATCTTCAATAATTGAGAATGATTTGAATTTTGCTGGGTGTTGAATGTTGGAATGTGTCACGTCATCGCAAGTTTATCCAGATAAGATGCAGTCTGTATATTTGGcacaattttaaatttgataCTGATGTCCAATTAGACATGTAAAGTACTTTTAATACTCGCTGCTGCTGAATAAAGACAGTTTACAtcgtctttgttttattttttttcttgcgttATATAAGTAACATTTTCTTCCAATATAGATTAGCATGCATCTTAGTTTAGTCTTTGTTCACCAACATGCAAAAGATATAATACACAATATCACAGACATGgcgtttaaaatgtttattaaaaaaatagaaaaacttaAGACTTGAAAAAATGGATACATCTATAGGTCAGTCACTTACACACCCTTAATTACACAGCTATAAGATGGGGATTGGTTTGGTGTATAAAGATGTAGTCACACACTGATTATCTTGGAATAGCTGAACGAAAAGCTgcactgaaaacaaaaatgttttcagtaCCAGGCTGATTGCATCAGTTTGGTACTCAGGATGCTGAAACAACTTGGCTAAactttgtttagtttagttaaaCGCTCCACCAAACTCCTACAACGTTGAACAAGTCACATCCCATACCATAGCTAACCTGCATACATATGGATTCCTTATATGTATGCAGGTTTGGACATTACACAAATAGATGagacataaaaagttaatgGGCCTTATACAATTTTTGATGCAGAGTTAATGTGTAGTTAATCTAGCAGTACATTAAACAAAAGTGTTTGCTATGTATGGGGGAATTTGGTCTTCCAAGAAGGCAGTGGACAATTTGCTTTTACAGAATTAAAGCAGGTAAAGGCAGAACAAAAGCACTTCGCTGTTCAGAAGTAGCACCAAATAGTTTTGAAAAGACAAAAGGGAaacaaatggttaaaaaaaaaaaaatccacagcaTCCCCTTCATGGGAAGtgatcaaattaaaatgataaCTACAAGTGGGAGGGACTATTTGGACAAACTGTTGGCAAAATTCCAAGTGATCGCAATGGGATGTAGATTAAACATTAAAtgtgatgaattttttttttggcacatttcATGTCGCTATACCAGCTCCCCCTTGAGTTGGAAGGCGAAACATTCAATCAAGGCCCTTAAAAATCCAGATATTGCACAGGTCAATGAGGACTTGAGGggaagagagaggaaaaaaaaaaaaaaagtgggggcgTGGGAACAAaacactaaaaagaaaaactaaaacgtgaaataaattaaataaaagcaacCTTCTATTGCACATGAATGCAACAAAATTAAAGTGACAATgtggacaacaaaaaaatccctcCGTGACCGAACACGAGCAGACATAAGTTCCAACACACAAACACCACTCAGTACATTCAAACAAGTCATCACAGTTTAAGCACTTGAGAAGGTCTGGTTTTGTGCCATCACACCGAAAACATTGAGTCAGCGTTGTGCTGCATAGCTAGAAAGGTAGTGTCACTTCAGTCCAAAGGACTGGAGTCCAAGCTGTAAGAGCATTGCAAAAGGAATGATGCGTTCAAGAGTATGACATTAGTCAGACGGGGGGGGACATCTAAAAGACCCAGTAGACGTTAAAACTGAGAGGAACCAAGGGTAAGGCTTGATGAACCCATTCACTACTAGTCTATGGCACATGACTTTGCTTTCTGAGAGGTTTAATGGAAGTGACACTGGTGAGGACTAAGTCTGGCTTGTCAACTCAACTCTGGTGCTGGTGTGCTTCCAATGTGGAGGGAGTGTTTCGAAAAGGCCAAACCTTTGAGGCTCTACAAGTACAGTTAAGACTTAAGACCACCGTCCTTCACCTGCCACAGTCAAGTAATTGCTCCGTGCTGGCAGAACAGAAGTACAAACTCGATACTGGTCACTTGAAACGATTGGAGGCAATCTGAATTGACTTCCAGGGTAAGTTCCAAAATGCAACAGACAGTTTGTGATGACCAAAGGAAGGTCTTTAAAAGCAGTCGATCATATCAGTGCTTCAATGCTTCATCTGCTCTGATTCAGAGCTGGGAGATTGTCCCTTCTCCTGCGGCGCCAGGTGTTGCAGTTATACTGCTGCTGGTTCCTCAAACCTGGTTCCGTGTTGTGGCCCTGAGGAACGAACCGCCGCTGGGGACTGAAACTACCTTGGGAGAGGCTTTGACCGCGGAGGCTACTGCTTTGGTTGTGCTTGAAGCCGAATTTGGGAGGCTCAAATGAGCCCTGGGACTCTGGCCGAACGGCAAACGTGTGCTGGTGCTGCCCTCCCATCCGGGGTTGGTGGAGTTGGTGGAGGGGGCTGGGCAAAGGGCTTGTGGAGTTGGAGTGCTGGGAGACTGCAGTCTGTGCCATATGCCGGTGCACCATGCTGATGGATGGTAGATTCTCTTGGTAGAACTGGCAATCAGAAAGAGTTTGAGAGGAAATGGATATGAGATTTTTTGCTTACACTTAACGAATAAAGTACATATACTAGTCTaagttgcatttgtggaataggagttaaagtgtaagtcaaccttaaacatttcttgacaatatgttatatgtgacattacaagtctaaacatgacattttgattaatattacatttgtggaatatgagttatgaagcaaaatccagccatttttaatccatctcagggggcggccattttgccatttaattgaagataacatcaatgttgctcaggcaacgaccaatcacagctgacgtgttttctgaagctgagctgtgattggttgttacctgagacctgagcaacatcgatgtcatcttcagtcgacagcaagtggtcaaatggccgccccccctgagatggataaaaactgctgaattttgctgcttaactcatacaGAATTCTACTAACataatatcaaccagaatatgaatatttagactagtggggatgcatagaacatattgtccgtgaaaaaaaaaagaagggggttGACTTTCTCTCTAAAGTGCAAGATCAAGCTGTTTTTAGCCATCACAgcgagcggccattttgccaattgctgtcgactgaaaatgaaatcataGTTGGgactcagtttcagaaaacagatgagctgtgattggctgttacctgagcaactatgatgtcattttcagtcgacagcaagtggcaaaatggctgccccctaggatggattttgctgctttattcatattccacaatatCAATCCGAATGCCGTGTTAAGACTAGTTgttacatattgtaaagaacatttttgggttgattttaATCAAAGTTTGAGAATTTTTACAACACGATCTCGGTCTGGTGAAACCAACCTGCGGTGTGGTGTGGATAAAGCCCGCTGGATGTGCAGCCATTTGCATCAAAAAATGAACTGAGGCCAGGTTGAGGGACTGGGGATGGACTCCATTAGTGCTTAGAGGAGGATCTGACTCCTGAATGAAACACAGAAATGGTGACTTTCAAGAGTGGTGagagtttaaaaaagaaaagaagaaaaaaaaagaaaaaaatgggtaaCAACTACTggacatactgtaattgtgcTCTGACCACATTCTGACATTTTCTTAACTCCTGTGATATAGTCAATGTTTTAAGACAAATCCTACTTTGGCCTTACAATGTCACTCccggaagatgaggaggaggagcttgAGCTGGGGGAGGAGGATGACGAATGGTGCTGGGGACTGTTGAGGAAGACCggagaggacgaggaggagtCAGCGCTGAGCGGAGAGGCTGTGTCCCGCTGATCTTCCACCGAAACCAGCATCAGTCTGGCAAGGTCCTGCTCACAAGTGTCGACATCTGGAAGCCAACAAAACAGCAGTAcgaggattattttttttccggtGAGAATAACTTTTTAAGGGCGAGCATCACTGTGACCATACAACTCAGAACAGAAGCCAAATACAAATCTTTGCATTGCTCAAAACTTATTTCTTCCTTACAAGACAGTAATGAATTCTTTGACATTAACAACACACCGTGATTCTCCTGGTTGGCGTACTGCTTAGCTCCCCACGTCTTAATAGTCCAGTCCCGGTAGGCCAGAACCTCCGGGCAAACTTTGATAATACGACCCAAAgtactgcaaaacaaaaacggtGGTAGTATTGATCTTTAGGAAAACAGACTCTTTGACTTTGTTCTATgtattgacacacacacataggcgGATTACTGATTTGAAGTTTAtggtggttttaaaaagtcacggTTTCAATAACGCTAAGAATGTCCATCACTGGTaatgagattttattttgttttttttgaggcAGCTGGTTTTATTGGCTGCTTGACAGATCAGTTGACGAGTTGCCTTCCTTAATAATAAGAAGCCACTCGCTCAATGGAAAACAAGTTTTTCCGCCCCCAACccaaatatttgtttctttacatacacacacgaaaaaaatatatgacattTTAGAGCTGCAATTGTAGTTCTGTGGTATTATTGCTTACAGTTATCACACAGTCAGAAATaggaacacacaaacaaagggatgCCTACCTTTCATACTCTTTGTTGGGATATGCCCGAGCAAGAGGAGACACACCATGACTCAGTACCATGTAAGCAAAGTCAAACACTTGCTTGACTTGTAAGACTCCATATGAGCTTCGGCCTACGTCATTGCCTATTGACAGTAAATAATGACATTAACTTTTGACAAAGCTAAAGTAGCCTCATATTATACAAGAACAACATGTTACCGAAGTAAAGTACAAAAGATAAgaagagaagaaagaaaaaaagttctgaCCTGGTTGTATTGGATCCTCTATGCAGAGCATAGATGGCCTGTTCCCATTCCCCATAGCTTTGAGCATTTCCTCTTTGGATAGGTAGGCGCCGCCATTCACCCGGATGCCCATCTTCATATAGTTGAAGTCGCGGCCGTACAGCTCGAAGAATTCAATCAGCAGAATGCCCAGGTTGATGTTAGCGCGCCGCGTGTCAATGCGAGGGTGCAGCTGATCAACAAAACAGAGACAACTAAATGACGCAACAAAATGCCGTACATCCCATGACAGGCAAATAAAAGAAGAGACCAACATTTTATACCATTAGCTGTTTCCCAGATCATCACAAGGCACATACAAACACTTATTCCCTCCTAATGCAGTGtaatttttctttgtattctaCAAAAACGTACTCAAATCACTGTACGCTAAGGTCATAAGtactcgtaaaaaaaaattgttgcgcaaaaacatttgagtcatTTGACCCTAATAGAGACGCACATACATGTTTAGGGAGGGCAAATTGGGCTTTGTTGAATAGCCAATCATGTTTGGAGTACCCCTATAAACAGGTGTTTAACTAGTCACTCAAGCTGAGGGAACAGTATAGCAGTATTTACCATAGTCTGATCCTCTGCAAGAATCTGAGACCAACTGAGGCTCCATGAATAAATAGCATTGTCTGGcagtcttatactgcccccaagtggccaaggcAGCCACACCAGAGAAGAGCATAATGATTATGTAATGGACGAGCAATGCAAtgtgggacaaaaaaaatgttaaattctaCTCAGTTATGTCATTGTGGGTTTTAAAAGTTCACATttgtagagtgctatttttttcctcattaaaaacaTTGTCCTGTCCTGACTCTTGCCCCATTCTATGCTCTCCAGTCCTTTTTGCTATTTATGTATATTCCTCACAAGGTGTATATCCCTTTTCTTCAGAGATAAGAATGTTTATCAGTCTTCATCATCTCTCCCACCACAAACCTTGTTCTGCCCAGCTGCATTTccaataaatatcacaataaaaacaaccacaGGGTGAACATTTCAAATACCCCATTTGCACGGAAAACCCGTTCTAGCATAAATGCAATGCGCCACCATTCTGCATGACCATGCAGCTGAACAGGGGGAGAAAAAGCCAAAtgacaatttaaataaatgaaggcAACTTGTTATATAAAGCAAACATATCTGTTGCTTCCAGCACACCTGCACCTTAAACAGGGCAAAAACGCGATGAGTAACAACTAGCAGACGTCAAGCTCTAAACACCGTTGAGGAGCAGAAAAGTCAACAAGTTGACTAGACTATACAACTCCTAGAAGTGGGCTACAGACCAAGTGTTCCCTAACTTAAAATTTGAGGGCCATGCACTGTAAATAGATATGAATGCAATACTGCATTTATATTTCCTCTCAGTATTAGCAGGCAttctcagtcgacagcaagtggatgtacaagacaaaatggcttcccctgagatgcataaaaacaggtggattattattattttgcttaaTTCATAATTACGCAAccacaaaaaataatcagaataccatgtttagactaatggggcatTAAAGAAATGTTTTCACTTCCTTCCTTTAAAGACCATGCGCAAAGACTGACAACAATGAGCCATAGTACTGAATGGATGAATGTAGCGAAAACAAAGACGTGGGCTTTTTGGCATGATttagattctcatttagtaagattcagaatctattttaaatgtcccaaaatcgatttgatttagaTTATATTATaccgtcttccctttgtttgtgtatgcctttattgggagcgctgttcatgttgtacccggtttggccacttaggggcagtgtggttccacgcggtctgatacactgttaagttgtagccacattagagagcagaaggaaaaagttacgatcaagttattccaataaaagtttttctattttggagcgtggagccattcttttgagtgataaaagtgctgcgagtagcgcactagttagcattagcgagtcagactggagtagatcattacgattccttgaacatctataaattgaagcaaaaatcattgtctatcaaatcattttgaatcaaaaatcgattgtGAATCAAATCACACACCccaaaattggaatcgaatcgtaagacattcaaagattcccacccctaagaGATAGGCTACTGGGCGCCTCCATTCCATCAGTGGCTATAAGGTGTAATTGTGATTTACTTCATAATAATTATTTTGCCCCATTTCTACCAATACAGCATGCAGTTATCTAAATAACTATATGCCTGCACAGAAGGGTTAGAGTTAGAAAGTTACTCACACTAAATTTAGAGATTCCACTAAGGTGAAGAGAATTGTTAACGACAAAAAGTATAAGCTGACAAGTCTAAGAGGAAAAGCAAGCCCTTCACTGGGTTCCACCTGTTTTTCGATCCGCATCACTTgggacaatttgaaatgtgaaagGAAGCCAGAGAAAATCAATGCAAGTGCAGAGAGTATCCAAATTTCCCAACGATGTTTCAAATACCCtagtgcattttttaaattattattaattcataaTTTCAATGCTCATAAGGTATGATAGTGCACCTGCAGGAAACTGATAGCCATCAGTATGAGACTGTAAGAGCTGATGCCTCCAGTAAAGACTTCATTTAGATCCCTCTGGAGTAGGAACTGCTTCAGTACGAAGATCAGGGGCGGGAGAACAGTGTATTTCTGCAAGACCAAcacagttcattaaaaaaaaacacaatttgacaaATTGGAGTGGACACTGCTCGAGGGTGTGAAATCTTACTTTTAGGTAGCTCTTAATAAAGTGTGCTGCTTTGACAGCAGTCTCCACATTAAAGCTAATATCAATTTTAACCTCTGTTTGATGGTCCGTGAGCTTGATGATGGGCACCTGTAGGGACAAAAAGACAGCTGGAATCCGTGTACAAACATTCACAGCAATGAaccaaatgcaaacaaaatgcCACAGAGATCAGAGTGACTCACTGAAGCTTTGTCGAGAACTTTAATGGGATATGGGCCCGATATGTTGTGTCTCTTCAGTGCTTGCTCTAGTTCCTGCAGTGGGGGGTGGTCCCACTTTCCAAACACCACCAGGTCAATATCACTGACAACCCAAGAAAAACGAATAGGAGCTCATTTAACGAAGTCACACCGCCTAGACAAAATCCTTCACTTACGACTCTATAGTTTTGTGTTCAGCCTGaatttgttgtttgtcttttttaaacaaccaaacaaaatatACCCCGACTATGATTGAACATATTTTATATTCCACAGCATATTCTTAAAATAGtaaccgattggatggcttgtATTTGCTAAGATTAAGCCAAAAacaattggttaaaaaaaaaaatcaatataaacAATGTCTTGCCAAACAGCAAGTTTTCTCTTTCAATcaacaataacacaaaaattGTTTCCTTACTTCCAAAATGCTAACAtcatagatgtaaaaaaattgtacaaaagtGAAAGCTACCTGGTTGGAAGATAGAGACCAGTGCTGAAGCTGCCAAATATCTCCACCTAGAGAACACGTTAAAGCCATCTTAATTTGACTTTTACATAAAACAACCAGACAatgttaattgaaaaaaaaaaagtgtgtgtgtgtgtgggggggggatgcaTTCCAAATATATCAATCTACACAGCCTATCCAGCAACCAACACACTGATAACAGCAAGCTAAAGAGACAGAAGATATTTCTATCAGCACTGACCGTGTAGGTTGCCTGAGCAGTGGCAAGAAGCCAACTAAACACAACCGGGCTTTGC is a window encoding:
- the LOC144057532 gene encoding terminal nucleotidyltransferase 4A-like — translated: MDPRTAWIQPEQKGPANSLWMHIWETSQGFAKNAGTDNHIQYQRKNVPLNAISTDSNGEYGKSITPAPPPPPLGAVIRKLSKRDGGVERGSARRKGSLSPSSSSLDSEAESSSPSGSSLQIDNLNIAEEASRFLHYGEREQDENDGRRQHPTPPPPPPPPPPLLPLHAAPQHCRSTQQSGGHTPARMKNQHGNKQRHYHQTTARRRYLNRANSFHGVNPLLAHGCGRQHADSSCSIWKTRRYSPGVNGLHEEIVDFFNFMSPRPEEEAMRRDVVNRIESVIKELWPTAQVEIFGSFSTGLYLPTSDIDLVVFGKWDHPPLQELEQALKRHNISGPYPIKVLDKASVPIIKLTDHQTEVKIDISFNVETAVKAAHFIKSYLKKYTVLPPLIFVLKQFLLQRDLNEVFTGGISSYSLILMAISFLQLHPRIDTRRANINLGILLIEFFELYGRDFNYMKMGIRVNGGAYLSKEEMLKAMGNGNRPSMLCIEDPIQPGNDVGRSSYGVLQVKQVFDFAYMVLSHGVSPLARAYPNKEYESTLGRIIKVCPEVLAYRDWTIKTWGAKQYANQENHDVDTCEQDLARLMLVSVEDQRDTASPLSADSSSSSPVFLNSPQHHSSSSSPSSSSSSSSSGSDIESDPPLSTNGVHPQSLNLASVHFLMQMAAHPAGFIHTTPQFYQENLPSISMVHRHMAQTAVSQHSNSTSPLPSPLHQLHQPRMGGQHQHTFAVRPESQGSFEPPKFGFKHNQSSSLRGQSLSQGSFSPQRRFVPQGHNTEPGLRNQQQYNCNTWRRRRRDNLPALNQSR